From Serinus canaria isolate serCan28SL12 chromosome 26, serCan2020, whole genome shotgun sequence, one genomic window encodes:
- the TFEB gene encoding transcription factor EB translates to MASRIGLRMELMKQQAQQEAERERVQQQMMMSYMQQQRMPVASSPAINTPVHFQSPPPVPGEVLKVQSYLENPTTYHLQKSRDKKVQAYLSETYGNKFAAHVSPASHSPKPPPAASPGVRPGHVLSSSAGNSAPNSPMAMLNIGSNPEREFDEVIDDIMRLDDVLGYMNPEVHMPNTLPMSSSHMNVYSGDPQVTASLVGVTSSSCPADLTQKRELTDAESRALAKERQKKDNHNLIERRRRFNINDRIKELGMLIPKANDLDVRWNKGTILKASVDYIKRMQKDLQRSRDLENHSRRLEMANKQLLLRIQELEMQARVHGLPTSSPSGVNVAELAQQVVKQEASGDEGTLEPLLPPPEPESQPQPALPVPPQSPYHQLDFTHSLSFDDGSFPDSLEPGHSSSFPSLSKKELDLMLMQDTMLPLASDPLFSAMSPEASKASSRRSSFSMEDADML, encoded by the exons ATGGCGTCCCGCATCGGGCTGCGGATGGAGCTGATGAAGCAGCAGGCGCAGCAGGAAGCCGAGCGGGAGCGGGTGCAGCAGCAGATGATGATGAGCTACATGCAGCAGCAGCGCATGCCCGTGGCCTCCAGCCCCGCCATCAACACCCCCGTCCACTTCCAGTCCCCTCCGCCCGTGCCCGGAGAGGTCCTCAAG GTCCAATCCTACCTGGAGAACCCCACCACCTACCACCTGCAGAAGTCTCGGGACAAGAAGGTGCAGGCTTATCTCTCCGAGACCTACGGGAACAAGTTTGCTGCCCACGTCAGCCCCGCCAGCCACTCGCCCAAGCCGCCCCCGGCCGCGTCCCCCGGCGTCCGGCCCGGCCACGTGCTGTCCTCCTCGGCGGGCAACAGCGCTCCCAACAGCCCCATGGCCATGCTCAACATCGGCTCCAACCCCGAGAGGGAG tttgATGAGGTCATCGATGACATCATGCGCCTGGATGACGTTTTGGGCTACATGAACCCTGAAGTCCACATGCCCAACACG ctgccCATGTCCAGCAGTCACATGAATGTCTACAGTGGGGACCCTCAGGTGACGGCGTCGCTCGTTGGtgtcaccagcagctcctgccccgcCGACCTCACCCAGAAGAGAGAGCTCACAG ATGCTGAGAGCCGAGCCCTGGCCAAAGAGCGCCAGAAGAAAGACAATCACAACCTGA TCGAGAGGAGGCGAAGGTTCAACATCAACGACCGCAtcaaggagctgggaatgctgatcCCCAAAGCCAACGACCT GGACGTGCGCTGGAACAAAGGGACAATCCTGAAGGCGTCTGTGGACTACATCAAGAGGATGCAGAAGGACCTGCAGAGGTCCCGGGACCTGGAGAATCACTCGCGGCGCCTGGAGATGGCcaacaagcagctgctgctccgCATCCAG gagctggagatgcAGGCACGCGTCCACGGGCTGCCCACCTCCTCGCCCTCGGGCGTCAACGTGGCCGAGCTGGCTCAGCAGGTGGTCAAGCAAGAAGCCAGCGGGGACGAGGGGACCCTGgagccactgctgccacccccagagcccgaatcacagccacagccagcgCTGCCCGTGCCCCCCCAGTCCCCCTACCACCAGCTGGACTTCACCCACAGCCTGAGCTTCGATGATGGCTCCTTCCCAGACAGCCTGGAGCCCGGCCACAgctcctccttcccatccctaTCCAAgaaggagctggacttgatgcTGATGCAGGACACGATGCTGCCCCTGGCCTCTGACCCCTTGTTCTCAGCCATGTCCCCCGAGGCCTCCAAGGCCAGCAGCCGCCGCAGCAGCTTCAGCATGGAGGATGCAGACATGCTGTGA